One Mesorhizobium loti genomic window carries:
- a CDS encoding urea ABC transporter ATP-binding protein UrtE codes for MLEVSNATLHYGAAQALRGVSLKAGAGKITCVLGRNGVGKTSLMRSIVGHHRLTSGSVAFEGKALDRSAAYDRARSGIAFVPQGREIFPLLTVRENLESGFAPLKRADRNVPTHVFELFPVLKQMLGRRGGDLSGGQQQQLAIGRALVMRPKLLVLDEPTEGIQPSIIKDIGRAIRYLRDQAGIAVLLVEQYLDFCRELADEVNIMDRGQIVHTGPAEDLDRADVRKFLTV; via the coding sequence ATGCTCGAAGTTTCAAACGCCACGCTCCATTACGGCGCCGCCCAGGCGCTGCGCGGCGTTTCGCTGAAGGCGGGCGCCGGCAAGATCACCTGCGTGCTCGGCCGCAACGGCGTCGGCAAGACCAGTTTGATGAGATCGATCGTTGGCCACCACCGGCTGACGAGCGGAAGCGTTGCCTTCGAGGGGAAGGCGCTCGACCGGAGCGCGGCGTATGACCGCGCCCGGTCGGGCATCGCATTCGTACCGCAGGGCAGGGAGATCTTTCCCCTGCTCACGGTGCGCGAAAACCTGGAATCCGGCTTTGCGCCGTTGAAGCGTGCCGACCGCAATGTGCCGACGCATGTCTTCGAATTGTTCCCGGTGCTGAAGCAGATGCTCGGCCGTCGAGGCGGCGATCTTTCCGGTGGCCAGCAGCAGCAACTGGCCATCGGCCGGGCGCTGGTGATGCGGCCGAAGCTGTTGGTGCTCGACGAGCCGACGGAAGGCATCCAGCCATCGATTATCAAGGATATAGGCCGTGCCATCCGTTACCTGCGCGACCAGGCCGGCATTGCGGTGCTGCTGGTCGAACAATATCTCGACTTCTGCCGCGAACTCGCCGACGAGGTCAACATCATGGACAGGGGCCAGATCGTCCATACTGGCCCGGCGGAAGATTTAGACCGGGCCGATGTACGCAAGTTCCTTACCGTCTAG
- a CDS encoding ABC transporter ATP-binding protein: protein MSKSNTILYLDGVSVSFDGFRAINNLSLVLDKGEMRAIIGPNGAGKTTMMDIVTGKTRPDEGEVFFDGQVDLTRHDEAEIAMMGIGRKFQKPTVFESHTIEENLMLALKGPRSIFPALFHRRSAAEARQIDDILGIIRLGDKRHELAANLSHGQKQWLEIGMLLAQDPKLLLVDEPVAGMTDAETEETARLLKDIARDHSVIVVEHDMHFVRELGVKVTCLHEGSVLSEGTLDFVSADERVVEVYLGR, encoded by the coding sequence ATGAGCAAATCGAACACCATCCTCTATCTCGACGGCGTCTCGGTCTCCTTCGACGGCTTTCGCGCCATCAATAATCTGTCGCTGGTGCTCGACAAGGGCGAGATGCGCGCCATCATCGGGCCCAACGGCGCCGGCAAGACGACGATGATGGACATCGTCACCGGCAAGACGCGGCCCGACGAGGGCGAAGTGTTCTTCGACGGCCAGGTCGATCTCACCAGGCATGACGAGGCCGAGATCGCGATGATGGGAATCGGCCGCAAATTCCAGAAGCCGACGGTCTTCGAAAGCCACACGATCGAGGAAAACCTGATGCTGGCGCTGAAGGGGCCGCGTTCGATCTTCCCGGCGCTGTTCCACCGCCGCTCGGCGGCCGAGGCGCGGCAGATCGACGACATTCTCGGTATCATCCGGCTGGGCGACAAGCGCCATGAGCTCGCGGCCAATCTCAGCCACGGCCAGAAACAGTGGCTGGAGATCGGCATGCTGTTGGCGCAGGACCCGAAGCTGCTTCTGGTCGACGAGCCGGTGGCCGGCATGACCGATGCCGAGACCGAGGAGACCGCGCGGCTGCTCAAGGACATTGCGCGCGACCATTCGGTCATCGTCGTCGAGCACGACATGCATTTCGTGCGCGAACTCGGCGTCAAGGTCACCTGCCTGCACGAGGGCTCGGTGCTGTCGGAAGGCACGCTCGATTTCGTCTCAGCCGACGAGCGCGTCGTCGAAGTCTATCTGGGGAGATGA
- a CDS encoding urea ABC transporter, permease protein UrtC has protein sequence MITGRFFSAGADRRIAVTIFILLAVAILVPLLNLAVSPASAFYVPAYIVALTGKYLCYALLALSLDLVWGYCGILSLGHGAFFALGGYAMGMYLMRQIGSRGVYGNPILPDFMVFLNYKELPWFWYGFDHFWFAAIMVLAVPGLLAFVFGWFAFRSRVTGVYLSIITQAMTYALLLAFFRNDMGFGGNNGLTDFKDILGFNVQADATRSALFAASAVMLALAVFITWAIVGSKYGKLLMAVRDAESRTRFLGWRAENVKLFAFTVSAVMAGIAGALYVPQVGIINPGEFEPSNSIEVVIWAAVGGRGTIVGPIIGALLVNAGKSWFTGVLPELWLFALGGLFVAVTLLLPKGIIGMWDSWRGNAKALRAASVAEEAGTKVAVASATSKPARSPARNPGEWSWSEPEPQAAE, from the coding sequence ATGATCACGGGACGCTTCTTCTCCGCCGGCGCGGACCGCCGCATCGCCGTCACCATCTTCATCCTGCTGGCGGTGGCCATCCTCGTGCCGCTGCTCAATCTGGCGGTATCGCCGGCGAGCGCTTTCTACGTACCGGCCTATATCGTCGCGCTGACCGGCAAGTATCTCTGCTATGCGCTGCTGGCGCTTTCGCTCGACCTGGTCTGGGGCTATTGCGGCATCCTCTCGCTCGGCCATGGCGCCTTCTTCGCGCTCGGCGGCTATGCGATGGGCATGTACCTGATGCGCCAGATAGGCTCGCGCGGTGTCTATGGCAACCCGATCCTGCCGGACTTCATGGTATTCCTGAACTACAAGGAATTGCCCTGGTTCTGGTACGGCTTCGACCATTTCTGGTTTGCCGCGATCATGGTGCTCGCCGTGCCCGGCCTGCTCGCTTTCGTCTTCGGCTGGTTCGCCTTCCGCAGCCGCGTCACCGGCGTCTATCTCTCGATCATCACCCAGGCGATGACCTATGCGCTGCTGCTCGCCTTCTTCCGCAACGACATGGGTTTCGGCGGCAACAACGGCCTGACCGATTTCAAGGATATTCTGGGCTTCAACGTGCAGGCCGATGCGACCCGTTCGGCGCTGTTTGCGGCGAGCGCGGTGATGCTGGCGCTTGCCGTGTTCATCACCTGGGCGATCGTTGGCTCCAAATACGGCAAGCTCTTGATGGCGGTGCGGGATGCCGAGAGCCGCACGCGCTTCCTGGGCTGGCGGGCGGAGAACGTAAAGCTGTTCGCCTTCACCGTGTCGGCCGTGATGGCCGGCATTGCCGGCGCGCTCTACGTGCCGCAGGTCGGCATCATCAATCCCGGCGAGTTCGAGCCGTCCAATTCGATCGAGGTGGTGATCTGGGCGGCCGTCGGCGGGCGCGGCACCATTGTCGGGCCGATCATCGGCGCGCTGCTCGTCAATGCCGGCAAATCCTGGTTCACCGGCGTGCTGCCGGAATTGTGGCTGTTTGCGTTGGGCGGCCTGTTCGTGGCGGTCACGCTGCTTCTGCCGAAGGGCATCATCGGCATGTGGGACAGCTGGCGCGGCAATGCGAAGGCGCTGCGTGCGGCCTCCGTCGCTGAAGAGGCCGGTACCAAGGTTGCCGTGGCGTCCGCGACCTCGAAGCCTGCTCGCTCCCCGGCTAGAAATCCAGGCGAGTGGTCGTGGTCCGAGCCCGAACCGCAGGCGGCGGAGTAA
- a CDS encoding urea ABC transporter permease UrtB, with amino-acid sequence MSLLRTIGLMLLFLLATLSSSGAAEADLRAIIAKFATVTDFSETGAVVQELTATGDPAVERPLAALADGNLYIRTADSMVFVGKEGDENVQLFDPLSGEAAGEASEDDITKITVNNTLRRAIRDALGTLTLGSKDPTVRIAAADTMFKTPDAANIEPLDAAIAGETVASVKALLEQARAASILVSDKPDADKLVAVALIGARGDRDAVSLLTSVEANASGAVKDAATAAIANINSTLAFWDAGQNIWYGISLGSVLLLAAIGLAITFGVMGVINMAHGEMVMLGAYTTFVVQQVIRTSFPGLFDWSLVIALPLAFLVAALVGLAIERGVIRFLYGRPLETLLATWGVSLILQQAVRSIFGPTNQEVGNPSWMSGSFDIGQLAITWNRLWILVFALTVFGVLLYVMKRTPWGLQMRAVTANRRMAASMGIRTPWVDALTFALGSGIAGIAGVALSQIDNVSPNLGRGYIIDSFMVVVFGGVGNLWGTLVGAFSLGIVNKFLEPYAGAVLGKIVVLVLIILFIQKRPRGLFALKGRAVEA; translated from the coding sequence ATGAGTCTGCTCCGCACGATTGGCCTGATGCTGTTGTTCCTGCTGGCGACGCTGTCGTCTTCGGGCGCTGCGGAAGCCGATCTGCGTGCCATCATCGCCAAATTCGCGACAGTGACCGACTTTTCCGAGACGGGAGCTGTCGTTCAAGAGTTGACAGCCACGGGCGATCCGGCTGTCGAACGGCCGCTTGCTGCATTGGCGGACGGCAATCTTTACATCCGCACGGCCGACTCGATGGTGTTTGTCGGTAAGGAAGGCGACGAAAACGTGCAGCTTTTTGACCCGCTGAGCGGCGAGGCAGCGGGCGAGGCCTCCGAAGACGACATAACCAAGATCACTGTCAACAACACGCTGCGCCGCGCCATCCGTGATGCATTGGGCACGTTGACGCTTGGGTCCAAGGATCCGACCGTCCGCATCGCCGCCGCCGACACTATGTTCAAGACACCTGATGCCGCCAATATCGAGCCGCTCGACGCAGCGATCGCCGGTGAAACCGTGGCGAGCGTCAAAGCCTTGCTGGAGCAGGCGCGTGCCGCGTCCATACTTGTGTCAGACAAGCCCGATGCAGACAAGTTGGTGGCCGTCGCGCTGATCGGCGCGCGCGGCGACCGTGACGCGGTTTCGCTGCTCACCTCGGTCGAGGCCAACGCCTCGGGCGCGGTGAAGGACGCTGCGACGGCCGCGATCGCCAACATCAATTCGACGCTCGCGTTCTGGGATGCCGGACAGAACATCTGGTACGGCATTTCACTGGGCTCGGTGCTGCTGCTCGCCGCGATCGGGCTTGCCATCACCTTCGGCGTCATGGGCGTCATCAACATGGCGCATGGCGAGATGGTCATGCTCGGCGCCTACACCACCTTCGTCGTCCAGCAGGTGATCCGCACGTCCTTTCCCGGCCTGTTCGACTGGTCGCTGGTGATCGCGCTGCCGCTGGCCTTTCTGGTCGCCGCACTCGTCGGTCTGGCCATAGAGCGCGGCGTCATCCGCTTCCTCTACGGCCGGCCGCTGGAGACGCTGCTGGCGACCTGGGGCGTCTCGCTGATCCTGCAGCAGGCCGTGCGCTCGATCTTCGGGCCGACCAACCAGGAGGTCGGCAACCCCTCCTGGATGTCGGGTTCGTTCGATATCGGCCAACTGGCCATCACCTGGAACCGTCTGTGGATCCTGGTCTTCGCGCTCACAGTGTTCGGCGTGCTGCTCTACGTTATGAAACGGACGCCTTGGGGCCTGCAGATGCGCGCCGTCACCGCCAACCGCCGGATGGCCGCATCAATGGGCATCAGGACACCGTGGGTTGACGCGCTGACCTTCGCGCTCGGATCCGGCATTGCCGGCATTGCCGGCGTCGCGCTCAGCCAGATCGACAATGTCTCGCCCAATCTCGGCCGGGGCTACATCATCGACAGTTTCATGGTCGTCGTCTTCGGCGGCGTCGGCAATCTCTGGGGTACGCTGGTCGGCGCTTTCTCGCTGGGCATCGTCAACAAGTTCCTCGAGCCCTATGCTGGCGCCGTGCTCGGCAAGATCGTCGTGCTGGTGCTGATCATCCTGTTCATCCAGAAGCGCCCGCGCGGCCTGTTCGCGCTCAAGGGCAGGGCGGTGGAAGCATGA
- a CDS encoding urea ABC transporter, urea binding protein, translating into MRGNFSTITKMFSASVVAAGLLMSAPARAADDTIKVGILHSLSGTMAISETTLKDAMLMLIDEQNAKGGLLGKKLEAVVVDPASNWPLFAEKARELISKDKVAAVFGCWTSVSRKSVLPVFSELDNILFYPVQYEGEESERNVFYTGAAPNQQAIPAVDYLMSKDGGSVKRWVLEGTDYVYPRTTNKILEAYLKSKGVAAEDIMTNYTPFGFSDWQTEVSAIKKFGSAGKKTAVVSTVNGDANVPFYKELGNQGIKAEDIPVMAFSVGEEELAGLDTKPLVGHLAAWNYFESVNTPENKKFIADWHKFIKNNKRTTNDPMEAHYIGFNMWVKAVQKAGTTDPDKVIDAMIGVSVPNLTGGYSTMMPNHHITKPVLIGEIQANGQFETVSKTPGLVMGDEWSDYLPDSKDLISDWRKPLSCGNFNVATGKCGGKGTN; encoded by the coding sequence ATGAGGGGTAATTTCTCGACAATAACAAAAATGTTTTCGGCGAGCGTGGTTGCCGCCGGCCTGCTGATGTCGGCTCCCGCCAGGGCGGCCGACGACACGATCAAGGTCGGCATCCTCCATTCGCTGTCGGGGACCATGGCGATTTCGGAGACGACGCTGAAGGACGCCATGCTGATGCTCATCGATGAGCAGAACGCCAAGGGCGGCCTGCTCGGCAAGAAGCTCGAAGCCGTCGTCGTCGACCCAGCCTCCAACTGGCCGCTGTTCGCCGAAAAGGCACGCGAGCTGATTTCGAAGGATAAGGTCGCGGCTGTGTTCGGCTGCTGGACCTCGGTGTCGCGCAAATCGGTGCTGCCGGTGTTCTCCGAACTCGACAACATCCTGTTCTATCCCGTCCAGTATGAGGGCGAGGAAAGCGAACGCAACGTGTTCTACACCGGTGCCGCGCCCAACCAGCAGGCGATTCCGGCCGTCGACTATCTGATGAGCAAGGATGGCGGCTCGGTGAAGCGCTGGGTGCTGGAAGGCACCGACTACGTCTATCCGCGCACCACCAACAAGATCCTGGAAGCCTATCTGAAGTCCAAGGGCGTCGCGGCTGAAGACATCATGACCAACTACACGCCATTCGGTTTCTCCGACTGGCAGACCGAAGTCTCGGCGATCAAGAAGTTCGGCTCAGCTGGCAAGAAGACCGCCGTCGTCTCGACCGTCAACGGCGACGCCAACGTGCCGTTCTACAAGGAACTCGGCAACCAGGGCATCAAGGCCGAGGACATCCCGGTCATGGCATTCTCGGTCGGCGAGGAAGAGCTTGCCGGTCTCGACACCAAGCCGCTGGTCGGCCATCTCGCCGCCTGGAACTATTTCGAGAGCGTCAACACGCCTGAGAACAAGAAGTTCATCGCCGACTGGCACAAGTTCATCAAGAACAACAAGCGCACCACCAACGATCCGATGGAAGCCCATTATATCGGCTTCAATATGTGGGTGAAGGCGGTCCAGAAGGCCGGCACCACCGATCCGGACAAGGTCATCGATGCCATGATTGGCGTTTCGGTGCCGAACCTGACCGGCGGCTATTCGACGATGATGCCGAACCACCACATCACCAAGCCGGTTCTGATCGGTGAAATCCAGGCCAATGGCCAGTTCGAAACGGTTTCGAAGACACCTGGCCTGGTGATGGGCGACGAATGGTCCGACTACCTGCCGGATTCCAAGGACCTGATCTCCGATTGGCGCAAGCCTTTGTCCTGCGGCAACTTCAACGTTGCCACCGGCAAGTGCGGCGGCAAGGGAACGAACTGA
- a CDS encoding 2-keto-gluconate dehydrogenase, translated as MAAQFDLKNDGVVVIIGSGAGGGTLGNELAQKGIDVVILEAGARHEYEDFINDEWDSFAQLAWKDKRTTSGDWRVAKDFPNLPAWIVKSVGGSTTHWAGASLRFQEHEFKAATTYGKVKGANLLDWPVTLAEMEPYYAKAEAKMGVTGTNDWPRLPGNNNFKVLKAGADKLGYKECHTGNMAINSVERDDRNSCQQTGFCFQGCKWGAKWSTLYTEIPKGEATGHLEVRPDAMVIKINHDASGKVTGVVYADKDGKLQEQKARIVAVAGNSIESPRLLLNSQSAKFPHGLANSSGQVGKNYMRHTTGSVYAIFDKPVHMYRGTTMAGIIRDEARHDPSRGFVGGYEFETLSLGLPFMAAFLNPGGWGRSFTTALDHYDHMAGLWIVGEDMPREENCITLHADEKDEHGMPIADVHFDDHPNDTAMRNHAYKQATALYDAVGATRTFPTPPYPSTHNLGTNRMSEKAEDGVVNKHGQTHDIKNLFVSDGSQFTTGAAENPTLTIVSLAIRQADYIAAQMSAKTI; from the coding sequence ATGGCAGCACAATTTGATCTCAAGAACGATGGCGTGGTCGTCATCATCGGCTCCGGTGCCGGCGGCGGCACGCTCGGCAACGAACTGGCGCAGAAGGGTATAGACGTCGTCATACTCGAGGCGGGCGCCCGCCACGAATATGAGGACTTCATCAATGACGAGTGGGATTCGTTCGCCCAGCTCGCCTGGAAGGACAAGCGCACCACATCCGGCGACTGGCGGGTCGCCAAGGATTTCCCGAATCTGCCGGCCTGGATCGTCAAGTCGGTTGGCGGCTCGACCACGCACTGGGCCGGCGCTTCGCTGCGTTTCCAGGAGCACGAGTTCAAGGCGGCAACGACCTACGGTAAGGTGAAGGGCGCAAACCTTCTCGACTGGCCAGTGACACTTGCCGAAATGGAGCCCTATTACGCAAAGGCGGAAGCCAAGATGGGCGTGACCGGCACCAATGACTGGCCGAGATTGCCCGGCAACAACAATTTCAAGGTGTTGAAGGCCGGCGCCGACAAGCTCGGCTACAAGGAATGTCACACCGGCAACATGGCCATCAACTCGGTCGAGCGCGACGACCGCAATTCCTGCCAGCAGACCGGATTCTGCTTCCAGGGCTGCAAATGGGGCGCCAAATGGTCGACGCTCTACACCGAGATCCCGAAGGGCGAGGCGACAGGCCATCTCGAAGTCCGGCCGGACGCCATGGTGATCAAGATCAACCACGACGCCAGCGGCAAGGTGACCGGCGTCGTCTATGCCGACAAGGACGGCAAGCTGCAGGAGCAGAAGGCCCGCATCGTCGCGGTGGCCGGCAATTCGATCGAGAGCCCGCGCCTGCTGCTCAATTCGCAATCAGCCAAGTTCCCGCATGGCCTCGCGAATTCGTCGGGGCAGGTGGGCAAGAACTACATGCGGCATACCACCGGTTCGGTCTACGCGATCTTCGACAAGCCTGTGCATATGTATCGCGGCACCACCATGGCCGGCATCATTCGCGACGAGGCGCGGCATGACCCGTCGCGCGGCTTCGTCGGTGGCTATGAGTTCGAGACGCTGTCGCTTGGCCTGCCGTTCATGGCCGCTTTCCTCAATCCGGGCGGTTGGGGGCGCTCCTTCACCACCGCGCTCGACCATTACGACCACATGGCCGGCCTGTGGATCGTCGGCGAGGACATGCCGCGCGAGGAGAACTGCATCACGCTGCATGCCGACGAGAAGGACGAGCACGGCATGCCGATCGCCGACGTGCATTTCGACGACCATCCGAACGACACGGCGATGCGCAACCATGCCTACAAGCAGGCCACAGCACTTTACGACGCGGTCGGCGCGACGCGCACCTTCCCGACGCCGCCCTATCCCTCGACCCACAATCTCGGCACCAACCGGATGAGCGAGAAGGCGGAGGACGGCGTCGTCAACAAGCATGGCCAGACGCACGACATCAAGAACCTGTTCGTGTCGGATGGCAGCCAGTTCACGACGGGCGCCGCCGAAAACCCGACCTTGACCATCGTGTCGCTGGCGATCCGCCAGGCCGACTACATCGCCGCGCAGATGTCGGCCAAAACCATCTGA
- a CDS encoding Glyoxalase/bleomycin resistance protein/dioxygenase protein/dioxygenase, translated as MAKAIHTMIRVLDEARSIDFYSKAFSLEIAQRLDFETFTLIYLSNADTPFEVELTVNKGRQEPYALGDGYGHLAVSVADLDSEHDRLGALGLNPKKIVEFNRDGSLIARFFFIEDPDGYKIEVLQRGGRFQ; from the coding sequence TTGGCAAAGGCGATCCACACCATGATCCGGGTTCTCGACGAGGCCCGGTCCATCGATTTCTACAGCAAGGCGTTCAGCCTGGAGATCGCCCAAAGGCTGGATTTCGAGACTTTTACGCTGATCTATCTCAGCAATGCCGACACACCTTTCGAAGTCGAGTTGACCGTCAACAAGGGTCGGCAGGAGCCTTATGCGCTTGGCGACGGCTATGGCCATCTCGCGGTCTCGGTCGCCGATCTCGACAGCGAACACGATCGCCTCGGCGCGCTCGGCCTCAATCCGAAGAAGATCGTCGAGTTCAACCGCGACGGTTCGCTCATCGCCCGCTTTTTCTTCATCGAGGATCCTGACGGCTACAAGATCGAGGTTCTGCAGCGTGGGGGACGTTTTCAATAG
- a CDS encoding arylsulfate sulfotransferase-like protein, producing the protein MCRVFAAQDPEGYRQINRSIRIDGHSTSIQLEATFWALLDEIAESQNLTTPKFISKLYDEAIEINGEIPNFASMLRTTCALYLRGHRPSMDERMALKQEAA; encoded by the coding sequence ATGTGCAGAGTGTTTGCCGCACAGGATCCGGAAGGCTATCGCCAGATCAACCGGTCGATTCGCATCGACGGACATTCGACCAGCATCCAGCTCGAGGCGACGTTCTGGGCCTTGCTGGACGAAATCGCCGAAAGCCAGAACTTGACGACGCCGAAATTCATCTCGAAGCTGTACGATGAAGCCATCGAGATCAACGGCGAAATCCCCAATTTCGCCTCCATGCTGCGCACCACCTGCGCGCTCTATCTGCGCGGCCACCGACCCAGCATGGACGAGCGGATGGCGCTGAAGCAGGAAGCCGCCTAG
- a CDS encoding purine nucleoside phosphorylase has protein sequence MTPHIEAAKGDYADTVLLPGDPQRAEWMARTFLEAPRCVNRRRGALGFTGLYRGQPISIQATGIGVSSFLIYAHELLDYYGARTLIRTGTCGGLSAEAKLRGLVISQSARPENTDSGQVFGLYQADAGPDPGLLACALAKAAELGIDHHAGLTVCTDIFYHPEVRARYAEARALGALAVDMETSALYRIAAHFGARALSLLTVVDSLVTGEQADYSERQALFADMSRLALEIAAEGR, from the coding sequence TTGACGCCACATATCGAAGCAGCCAAGGGTGACTACGCCGATACGGTGCTGTTGCCGGGTGACCCGCAGCGCGCCGAATGGATGGCGCGGACATTTCTGGAGGCGCCACGCTGCGTCAATCGCCGGCGCGGCGCGCTCGGCTTTACCGGCCTTTATCGCGGTCAGCCCATCAGCATTCAGGCGACGGGCATCGGTGTTTCATCGTTCCTGATCTATGCTCATGAATTGCTTGACTATTATGGCGCCCGAACATTGATCCGAACCGGTACCTGCGGCGGCCTGAGCGCCGAGGCCAAGCTGCGCGGCCTGGTGATCTCGCAATCGGCACGGCCGGAAAACACCGACAGCGGTCAGGTCTTTGGCCTTTACCAAGCCGATGCCGGCCCGGATCCGGGCCTGCTCGCTTGTGCACTGGCCAAGGCAGCCGAACTCGGCATCGACCACCACGCCGGCCTGACAGTCTGCACCGACATATTCTACCATCCTGAGGTGCGCGCTCGCTACGCCGAAGCAAGGGCGCTCGGAGCCCTGGCCGTGGATATGGAAACCAGTGCGCTCTACCGCATCGCGGCACATTTCGGCGCGAGGGCCCTGTCGCTGCTGACCGTCGTCGACAGTCTGGTTACCGGCGAACAGGCCGATTATTCCGAACGCCAGGCGCTTTTCGCCGATATGAGCCGGCTGGCACTCGAAATCGCGGCGGAAGGGCGCTAG